A genomic window from Glycine soja cultivar W05 chromosome 10, ASM419377v2, whole genome shotgun sequence includes:
- the LOC114371123 gene encoding UDP-glycosyltransferase 84B2-like encodes MASEDRNEEELHVLLVAFSAQGHINPLLRLGKKLLTRGLHVTLATTELVYHRVFKSSAATPTATVPTSITTNGIQVLFFSDGFGTGLDNKTITPDQYMELIGKFGPISLSNIIKDHFLNGSQKLVCIINNPFVPWVADVAANFNIPCACLWIQPCALYAIYYRFYNNLNTFPTLEDPSMNVELPGLPLLQPQDLPSFVLPSNPHGSIPKVLSSMFQHMKKLKWVLANSFHELEKEVIDSMAELCPITTVGPLVPPSLLGQDENIEEDVGIEMWKPQDSCMEWLNQQPPSSVIYVSFGSIIVLTAKQLESIARALRNSEKPFLWVVKRRDGEEALPLPEGFVEETKEKGMVVPWCPQTKVLSHPSVACFLTHCGWNSMLEAITAGTPMIAWPQWTDQPTNAKLISDVFRLGIRLAQESDGFVATEEMERAFERIFSAGDFKRKASELKRAAREAVAQGGSSEQNIQCFVDEILGTKST; translated from the coding sequence ATGGCTTCGGAGGACAGAAACGAAGAAGAGCTTCACGTTCTATTGGTGGCATTCTCAGCCCAAGGTCACATCAACCCTTTGCTTAGGCTTGGCAAAAAACTACTAACCAGAGGCCTCCACGTCACCCTCGCCACCACCGAATTAGTTTACCACCGCGTCTTCAAGTCCTCCGCCGCCACCCCCACCGCCACCGTCCCCACTTCAATCACCACCAACGGAATCCAAGTGCTATTCTTCTCCGACGGCTTCGGAACCGGCCTAGACAACAAGACCATCACCCCCGACCAATACATGGAACTCATAGGAAAATTTGGTCCCATCAGCCTCTCCAACATCATCAAAGACCACTTCCTCAACGGTTCCCAAAAACTCGTTTGCATCATCAACAACCCCTTTGTCCCATGGGTTGCAGATGTAGCTGCCAACTTCAACATCCCATGCGCATGTCTCTGGATCCAACCCTGTGCTCTCTACGCCATATACTACCGTTTCTACAACAACCTTAACACGTTCCCCACTCTGGAGGACCCTTCAATGAATGTCGAGTTACCAGGTCTTCCCTTACTACAACCCCAAGACCTTCCTTCTTTCGTTCTCCCATCAAACCCCCATGGAAGTATTCCCAAGGTGCTGTCTTCGATGTTCCAACACATGAAGAAGCTGAAGTGGGTACTCGCGAACTCGTTTCACGAACTGGAGAAAGAGGTAATAGACTCCATGGCTGAGTTATGCCCCATAACAACGGTGGGCCCACTAGTCCCTCCATCGTTACTCGGCCAAGACGAAAACATCGAAGAAGACGTGGGAATCGAAATGTGGAAGCCACAGGACTCGTGCATGGAGTGGCTAAACCAGCAACCTCCTTCTTCGGTTATCTACGTTTCCTTTGGGAGCATTATTGTGCTTACCGCTAAACAATTGGAGAGCATTGCGAGGGCTCTTAGGAACAGTGAAAAACCTTTTCTTTGGGTGGTTAAGCGTCGAGATGGAGAAGAAGCGCTTCCACTTCCAGAAGGGTTTGTTGAAGAGACCAAAGAGAAGGGCATGGTGGTGCCGTGGTGCCCGCAAACGAAGGTGCTGAGTCACCCTTCGGTGGCGTGTTTCTTAACGCACTGTGGTTGGAATTCGATGCTGGAAGCAATCACTGCGGGCACGCCCATGATTGCTTGGCCGCAATGGACCGACCAACCCACCAACGCGAAACTGATTTCGGATGTGTTTCGTTTGGGGATTCGGCTCGCGCAGGAGAGTGATGGGTTCGTTGCGACGGAGGAAATGGAAAGGGCTTTTGAGCGGATTTTCTCGGCGGGGGACTTTAAGAGAAAGGCGTCGGAGCTAAAACGGGCGGCGAGAGAAGCGGTGGCTCAGGGTGGCTCGTCGGAGCAGAATATCCAATGCTTCGTGGATGAAATTCTAGGGACAAAGTCTACTTGA